TAAGGCAGACCCAAAAATCCTGACCACGCGGGCCGCTACGAAATGTGCGAAAAATTCTGGACACTACCGTTTTGGGCGCGCCGCCGGCCGCCCCGCGCCTGCGGCCACGCCACAGCAGATCCGCGAGGCTGCCGCGCGCCTTGCCGCGGCGGCCGTTGCCGCGCCGGCGGCCGTCTTGCAAAGCGTGGGTTCGGCCCCCGATGGCCTGGCCGCCGTGCAGATCCCCGCCCGGCGGCAACACTACGGGGCCAATGTTCTGGCCGTGAAAAACCGGGACGGCCTGGGGCGGCGGCTGTGCCGCTCCTTCATCAATCCTTTCAGCGCGGTGCTGCTGGTGCTGGCCTGCGTTTCCTTCATTACGGACTACCTGCTGGCCGCCGCCGGGGAGAAAGACCTTACCGCCGTGCTCATCGTGGCGGGCATGGTGCTGGCGAGCGGCACGCTGCACTTTGTGCAGGAGGCGCGCTCCGGCAACGCCCTGGCCCGGCTGGAGGGCATGGTCAAAACCACCATCGCCGTGCTGCGCGAGGGCCGGGAACGGGAGCTGCCCATTGCCGCCCTGGTGGTGGGCGATGTGGTGCGCCTGGCCGCGGGGGACATGATCCCTGCGGACATGCGCGTCGTCAAAGCCAAGGATCTGTTTGTGAGCCAGGCCTCCCTGACCGGCGAAAGCGGCCCGGTGGAGAAATTTGCCCAGGCCCTGCCGGCAGATCCGGCGCGCCAGAGCCCTCTGGATTGCGACAATCTGGTTTTTCTGGGCAGCAACGTGCTGAGCGGCGCGGCCCACGGGGTGGTGCTGGCCGTGGGCGGGGCGACTCTGTTCGGTTCGCTGGCCCGGCAGCTTTCGGTCACGGCAGCGCCCACCAGCTTCGACACGGGGCTTACCTCCGTTTCCTGGCTGTTGCTGCGGCTTATGGCCTGCATGGCGCCGGTGGTTTTTCTCCTCAACGGCCTGACCAAGGGCGATTGGGTGGAGGCCGCCGTCTTCGCCCTTTCCGTGGCCGTGGGCCTGACGCCGGAGATGCTGCCCACGGTGGTTTCGGCCAACCTGGTGCGCGGGGCCGTGTTTATGGCCCGCAAAAAGGTCATTGTCCGCCGTCTCAACGCCATCCAGAACCTGGGGGCCATGGACGTGCTCTGCACGGACAAGACCGGCACCCTGACTCAGGACAGGATCATTCTGGAATATTCCCGGGATATTCACGGTAACGACGACGATAACGTGCTGCGCTGCGCCTTCCTCAACAGCTGGCTGCAGACGGGCCTCAAAAACCTGCTGGACGCGGCCGTGGTGAGCCACGCCGAAGAAAAACGCATGCAGGACCTGCGCCAGGGCTGCCGCCTGGTGGACGAAATGCCCTTTGATTTCAGCCGTCGGCGCATGAGCGTGGTGGTGGAGAACCAGGGCGGCAACCGCCAGATCATCACCAAGGGCGCGCTGGAAGAGATGCTGGGGGTCTGCGCCTGGGCGCGGGACAAAGGCGCAGACGTGCCCCTGACCCCGGAACTGCGGCGGGAGATCGCGGCCCATGTGCGCCGCTGCAATGCCGACGGCCTGCGGGTGGTGGCCGTGGCCGTGCGCGCTGTGGAGGCTGCGCCCCGCGCCTATACGGTGGCGGACGAGCGGGAGATGACCTTGCTGGGCTTTCTGGCTTTTTTGGATCCGCCCAAGGAATCGGCCGCCAGAGCCGTGAGCGCGCTGGAGGCGCACGGCGTGCGCGTCAAGGTGCTGACCGGCGATAACGACGCCGTAACCCGCAGCGTCTGCCGCCAGGTGGGCCTGCCCGACCGCCGGGCGCTGCTGGGCGCGGATCTGGAAGGCATGGACGCCGCGGCGCTGAGCCGGGCGGTGGAAGAGGCGGACATTTTCGCCAAGCTGAACCCGCTGCAAAAGGCCCGCATTGTCGCCTGCCTGCGCGGCAACGGCCATGTGGTGGGCTTCATGGGCGACGGCATCAACGACGCCCCGGCCATGAAAAATGCGGACGTGGCCGTTTCTGTGGATACGGCCGTGGACGTGGCGCGGGAATCGGCGGGCGTCATTCTGCTGGAAAAAGACCTCACCGTGCTGGAAGCCGGGGTGATGGAAGGCCGCCGCACCTACGTCAATATCCTAAAGTATATCAAAATCACCGTGAGCTCCAATTTCGGCAACATGCTCTCTGTGCTTACGGCCAGCCTTCTGCTGCCTTTTTTGCCCATGACGCCCCTGCAGATCCTGGTGCTCAACCTGCTCTACGATCTTTCCTGCACGGCCATGCCCTGGGACAACGTGGATGCGGATATGCTGGCGCGCCCCAGCGTCTGGAACCGTGGGGGCATCCAGAGCTTCATGCTCTGGTTCGGGCCTGTCAGCTCGTTGTTCGACCTTTGCACCTTTGCCCTGTTGTTCTGGGTCATCTGCCCGGCGGCCATCGGGGGCGGCTGGGCCGGGCTGGACCCTGGCGGGCGCGCGGCCTTTGCCGCCCTGTTCCAGGCGGGCTGGTTTGTGGAATCCATCTGGACCCAGAGTCTGGTGCTGCACATGCTGCGCACGCCGCGGGCCCCCCTGCTGCAAAGCCGCGCCGCCTGGCAGGTGAGCCTGCTGACCTTTCTGGGCGTGGCCGTGGGCACGGCCATCCCCTTTGCCTCCCTGGGGCGCTGGCTGGAAATGAGCCCGCCGCCCGCCGCCTTTTTCCCCTGGTTGCTGGCCGTGCTGGTCGGTTACCTCGGCCTGGTCAGCGTGGTGAAGCTGCGCTATGTGCGGCGTCAGGCCTGGCTGTGAGGTCTTGCAGCCGTATTTTACAAAAATATAACCTTGCAGCTGGAGGCAACACTATGGTTTTTCGTCTGCGTCAGACCCTTTCCCTGCTTTTGTCGTTGGCCGCTCTGGCTTTACTGCCCTCGGCCCCGGTGCGGGCCGCCGACGGGGCCGCGCCGCGCCTGGAGCTGCCCGCGCCGGATAAAAGCGGCGGCCTGCCGCTCATGCAGGCCCTGGCCCAGCGCCGTTCCACCAAGCGCGGCTTCAGCGGCGCGCCCTTGCCGCCGCAGCAGTTGAGCGACTTGCTCTGGGCCACCTGGGGCGTTAACCGGGCGGACGGCCGCCGCACCGCGCCTTCGGCCATGAACCGGCAGGAGGTGGAGGTTTTTGTGGCCCTGCCGGACGGCGTGTGGCGTTACGATCCCGCCCACATTCTGGTCCGGGTGCTGGAGGGCGACAAGCGCGGGGCCATGGGCGGCGGCTCCCTGACCTTGCTTTACGCGGCCCCGGCCGCCAGCCAGTGGTCGGGCATGCATGTGGGTTCGCTCTATCAGAATGCCGGGCTTTACTGCGCTTCCGTCGGGCTGGGCAGCTATGTGCACGCCTCAGGCCTGCACGCCCTGGACGGGCAGCTGCCCCTGCCCGAAGGCTGGCGCGTGCTGATCGTCCAGACGGTGGGCGTGACGCAGTAGCGGCCTTGCCGCATATTGCGCTTGGACTGTAGTGCCGCGCCGGAGATGGCGGCCTGCAGGCGACGGCAACGCCCATGGACGGAGCCGGCTTCAGGCCAGCGCCTTGCCGCGGGCGGCACAGCGGCGGCAGGCGCGGTAAAGCGAGCGCCCCGCGCGGCCTGGCGCAAAAAAGCCCTTGCGCGGGGAACGCAAGGGCTGGGGACGGGGCCGAACCGCGCTGGCAGGCGGCCCAACCCGGAGGCGGGGCGGCGGGGCGCGGGTCGGCGTGCGCTCCGCCGCACCAGTAGGGCAGATTACCTTTGAAAATAGGCGTTCTGCAAAGTTTACGGCACGCTCGTTTCGGCGCTTGCCAGCGCAAATAAATTGCGCTTGCGCCGCCACGGCGGGCGTCTGCTCACGCAGCCGCCAGGGCATTTCAATTTTGAAACGCCCTGGCGGCCTCTGCGCTCAGAACCTACGGATAGAGGCCCGTGGGCATTTCCGCCATATTGATCATGATGTTCTTCTGCTGGGTGTAGTGCTCCAGGATGACCTTATGGGTCTCCCGGCCGAGGCCCGATTCCTTATACCCGCCGAAGGGCGCGCCCGCCGGGATGCTGTTGTAGGTGTTCACCCACATGCGGCCCGTTTCAATGGCGCGCGAGACGCGCAGGGCGCGGTTGATGTCGCGGGTCCAGACAGCGCCGCCCAGGCCGTAGATGCTGTCGTTGGCCATGGCGATCACTTCTTCTTCGCTCTTGAATTTGATGACCACGGCCACGGGGCCGAAGATTTCGTCCTGGGCCACGCGCATCTTGTTGTTCACGTTGCCGAGCAGGGTAGGCCGCATGAAGCAGCCCTTGGCCAGGGGGCCGTCGGTAAGGCGTTCGCCGCCGCACAGCACCGCGGCACCTTCGGCCTTGCCCTGTTCCACGCACATGAGGATGGCCTTGAGGTGGGATTCGTAGATCTGCGCGCCCATCTGCGTGTCGGGCTCCCAGGGCAGGCCCACCTTCACGCGGTTAAAGCGCTCCACGGCTTCGGCCACGAATTTGTCGTAAATGTCCTCATGCACAAAGACGCGCGAACCAGCGCAGCAGACCTGCCCCTGGTTGAAGAGGATGCCCAGCTGCAGGCCGTCCATGGCCATATCCCACTGGCAGTCGGGGAAGAAAATGTTGGCGGATTTGCCGCCCAGTTCCAGCGTGGAGGGGATGATGCGCTTGGCCGCGGCCAGGCCCACGTTGCGCCCCACGTCGGTGGAGCCGGTGAAGGCCAGCTTGCGGAAGCCGGGGTGCTCCAGCATGTACTGGCCGGAGCGCGAACCGCGCCCGGTCACCACGTTGAACACGCCCTTGGGCAGGGTGTCGCCCAGCAGACGGGCCAGCTCCAGCACGGAAAGGGACGTGTGGTTGGAAGGCTTGAACACCGTGCAGCAGCCCGATGCCAGCACCGGGGCCAGCTTCCAGGCGGCCATGAGGAAGGGGAAGTTCCACGGCACAATTTGGCCTACCACGCCGATGGGCTCGCGCAGCACCAGGGAAAGGGTGTTGCCGTCCAGCAGGGTGGCGCTGCCTTCCTCGGTGCGCACGGCCCCGGCGAAGTAGCGGAAGTGATCCGCCGCCATGGGGATGTCCACATTGAGGGTTTCGCGGATGGGCTTGCCGTTGTCCAGGGTTTCCACCATGGCCAGGTGTTCTTTATTGGCGTCAATGATGTCGGCAATGCGCAGGAGCAGGTTGGCGCGCTCAATGGGGTCAACCTTCTTCCAGGTCTGCCAGGCGGCGGTGGCGGCTTTGACGGCGCTGTCCACGTCTTCCTTGGTGGCTTCGGCGCAGGCGGCCAGGCGCTCGCCGCTGGCTGGGCAGAAGGTCTCAAAAAGGCCGCCGTCCGAGGCGGGACGCCACTCGCCGTTAATGTAGAGGCCGTACTGATCCTGCAGTTTAGGTTTTTGCATTTTTTACTCCTCTGTTGCATTGATATGTATGAGGTATGCAACGGCACAGGCTTACTGCTTGTACCGCGTATAAGCAAGTGGAAGATAGCTTTATAACTGCTATGTTCTAAAAATGAACACAATTGTGAAATGTTTTACCTGCAATAATCACTCTCTTTAAAAAAATAGTGACACTACTACTTTCCATGCCTGCTGTACTAAACGCAAGAATGGCAAAAAGTGCAAGCGCATCACGCTCTGTATGCACATCAGGACGTAGTATTAAAAAAAGATATGCTATTCTGGGGGGATGGGCTTTTTCATGTGGGGATGTTGTCATACCACTGCCGCGCGCCCCGGAAAGCGCGGGCAAAAATTGGGTTCGGATAAAACATATCAATATGATATGTTATAAGCGGCTGGCGGTCAACCGCGCCGCGGCGAGAGAGGTTTTTGCCCGTACAGCGGGTTGTGTGCTTCAGGAGTTATGCGCGTCAGGCGCGGCAAATGGATTTCGTGGCATGTGGGCGGACCAGAACCATCGGCAGGGGTTTTGCCCCGCAGGCCTTTATGCGCGCGGCGCCATGCCTCGCGGCGCAGCGGGCGGTACAGGGTGCCATGGCCGTGGGGCGGACCCACAGATGTGGGGAACATTGCCAAGTGATAAGGCAGGGCGCCATGGCCGTGGGGCGGACAGCGGGAATGCGGGCCGCAGGCGGTTGCAGGCGCAAAAAAAGCGCCGGGCCAAGGCCCGACGCCATGTGTGCTTCGTTGTGCGCCGGGGCTATTCGCCGCCCCGGCTCTTCTGGTGTTCGGCCATGACCTTTTCCGCCACGGGTTGGGGGGCCTCCTCATAGTGGTCGAATTCCATGGTGAAGAAGCCCTGGCCGCCGGTCATGGAGCGCAGGTCCGGCGCATAGCGCAGCACTTCGCTCATGGGCACATGGGCCTTGATTTCCGTGGTGCCGCCCTGGGAATCCGAGCCCAGCACCTTGCCCCGGCGGGAGGAAAGATCGCCGATAACGTCGCCCATGCTTTCATCCGGCACGGAAACGGTAAGCAGCACAATGGGCTCCAGCAGCACGGGTTTGAGGCTTTCCATGGCTTTTTTGAAGGCCAGGGAGCCCGCCACCTTGAAGGCCATTTCGGAGGAATCCACCGTGTGGTAGCTGCCGTCGTAAACTTTGACGCGGAAGTCCACCACCTGGCAGCCGGCCAGAAAGCCGCGGGCCGCCGCCTCCTGAACGCCCTTGTCGATGGCCGGGATATACTGGCGGGGGATGACGCCGCCCACGATGGCGTCTTCAAAAATATAGCCCGAACCGCGCGGCAGGCCTTCCATCTCTATCCAGCAGTCGCCGAACTGGCCCCGGCCGCCGGATTGCTTTTTGTGGCGGCCCTGCACCTGGCATTTGCCGCGCACGGTTTCGCGGTAGGGCACCTTGGGCGTTTTGAGCACAATGTCCACCTTAAAGCGGCGTTTGGCCTTTTCCACCGAGAGCTCAATGTGCAGCTGGCCCATGCCGGAGATCAGAATGTCGCCGTTTTCCTCGTCGCGGCCCAGGCGCAGGGTGATGTCTTCGTCCAGCAGGCGCTGCATGGCGGCGTAGACCTTGTCTTCCTCGCCTTTCTCTTTGGGGGCCAGGGCGTAGGTAATGAGCTGCGGGGGCAGTGCGGGCATGGGCAGGGTAAAGGGGGCCTTTTCATCGCAGAGGGTATCGCCGGTGCGGGTGTTTTTGAGCTTGGCCACGGCCACCAGCGCGCCGGGCCCCACGGGCTCCTTGCAGGGGGTCTGGGTTTTGCCCAGCAGGTAGAGCAGGCCGCCCAGGCGTTCGCCCTCGCCGCTGCGGACATTTTTGAGGTTCATGTCGCCGCTGAGCGTGCCGGAGAGCACGCGCAGCAGGGAAAGCTGCCCGGCAAAAGGATCCGCCAGGGTTTTGAAGACAAAGCAGGCCGCCGGAGCTTCGGGATCCGGGGCGCGCTCCGCGCCGTCCGCGCCCACAAAGGCGGGGCGGTCCAGGGGGGAGGGCAGCAGGGCCTCAATGGCCGCCAACAGGGCCTTGCCGCCTTTGTTTTCCAGAGCGGCGCAGGCCAGCACCGGGGTCAGCTCGCCTTTGAGCACGCCCGCGCGCAGGCCGGTACGCAGATCTTCCGGGCTGAGGCTGCCTTCCTCCAGGTATTTTTCCATGAGTTCTTCGTCGCTTTCGGCAATGTTCTCAATGGCCACATCGCGCAGCAGGGTCACGTCGTCGGCCAGGGCGGCGGGGATGTCCGCTTCGGCCGTGGCACCGTCGGGGCCAAACATGTGCGCCCGGCCCGCGAGCACGTCGGCCATGCCCACCAGGGTTTCGCCCTGGCGGATGGGCAGCTGCAGGACCACGGGCTTGACGCCCAGGGCGGTCAGACCGTCAAAGGCCATCTGAAAGTCGGCCCGGTCGCGGTCCATCTTGTTGATGACCATCAGGGCGGGCAGCCCGGCGGCGCGCGTCATGCTCCAGAATTTTTTGGTCAGGGGGCGCACGCCGTCCACGGCGTCCAGCACGAAGACCACGGCGTCCACGCCCATAAGCAGGCATTCCATATCGCCCGTAAAATTGCCGTCACCGGGAATATCCAGCAGGAAATGGCGGTTTTTGTTCCAGAGGTAGGTGGCGCAGGTTGGCTGCACCGAACCGCGGCGGCGCACTTCTTCGGGTTCGTAGTCCAGGCAGGTGGTGCCTTCTTCAATGGCGCCCATGCGGCTTACGGCCCCGGCGTTGAAGAGCAGCATTTCCGCCAGGGACGTTTTGCCGCAGCCGCCGGTGCCGACGAGTGCGAAGGTGCGTTGCATTTCCAGTGGAGTAGGCATGGTGTTCTCCCTTGCTAAGCGATGTGGCGGGCGCGTCGGGCGCTGGCCGGATGTACGGAAACAAAGGGCGAGGCGTATCCTCCTGAAAAAACGGCTCAAACTTATGGATCAGCGGGGTCGTGCCCGGCCGGGCAAAGGCCGGGGCGCGCGGCCGAGGCCGTGGCGGGGGATCTCGCCCCGTCTGGCCCATTGTCTTGTACCCTACAGGGTTGCCGCCAGAAAGGGAAGGGGGCCCGCCCTGAGGCGGTGCGGGCGGCCGCCCTGTTCAGCCCTTGGCGCGGCGGGAAAAGCGCGGCACGGACATGTGGCAGACCCCCCGCCCCGTGCGCCGGGCAAAGTGCTGGTGGTAGGGCTCCGCCGGGTAAAAGGGCCCGGCGGGCAGCACCTGGGTGGTCACGGCGTAGCCCAGGCCGCGCAGCTCGTCCAGCAGGCGCAGGGCCACGGCCTTCTGGTCCGCATCCAGCCAGAACACAGCGGAGCGGTACTGCTCCCCCACGTCCGGGCCCTGGCGGTTGCGCTGGGTGGGGTCGTGGATTTCAAAAAAGCGGCGCAGGATCTGCTCATAGCTGATTGCGGCCGGGTTGAAAGTCAGGCGCACGGCTTCGGCATGGCCCGTTTCCCCTGAGCAGACCTCTTCATAGCTGGGCTCGGCTGTGTGCCCGCCCGTGTAGCCGGACTGCGCCGTGCAGACCCCAGGCAGGCGGCCCAGGGCGTCTTCCACGCCCCAGAAGCAGCCCCCGGCCACCACGGCCACGCCCGTGCAGGCAGGATCCGCGTTTTGCAGGCCTGCCTCGGCTGCCCCGTGCGGGGCGGCGGCCACAGCGGGCGCTTCTTCGCCGGCGGGCACAAAGTGCAGGGAGAGGGAGTTGACGCAGTGCCGGGTGTTTTTGGGGGTAAAGCCCTCGCCCGCAAACACATGGCCCAGGTGGCCGCCGCAGCGGGCGCAGACGATTTCCGCGCGGTGGCCGTCCGCATCGGGCTGGCGGCGCACGGCCCCGGGCAGGGTGTCGTCAAAGCTGGGCCAGCCGCTGCCGGAGTCGAATTTGTCTTCAGCGCGGAACAGGGGCGTGCCGCACTGGCGGCAGCAGTAGCGGCCCGGCGCGGCCGTGTGGACATAAGCCCCGCTGAAGGGCGGTTCTGTAGCCTTGTGCAGCAATACGGCGGTTTCTTCCGGGGAGAGGGGGGGCAGGGTCTTCATGGGGCAGTCTCCTCATAGCCGTGGGGGTGGCTTTTGTGCCAGGCCCAGGCCGCGGCGATGACGCTTTCCACCTCGGCGCGGGCGGTCCAGCCCAGGATCCGGCGGGCGCGTTCCGGCGCGGCCACCAGGCGGGCGGGGTCGCCGGGCCGCCGGGGGCCGATCTTCACGGGGATGTCCCGGCCGGTGACGCGGCGGGCCGCGTCGATCATTTCCCGCACGGAAAAGCCCCGTCCGTTGCCCAGGTTGCAGACCACGCTTTCCCCGCCGGCGCGCAGGTAGCGCAGGGCGCGGCAGTGGGCGTCGGCCAGCTCCAGCACGTCCAGGTAGTCGCGGATGCAGGTGCCGTCAGGGGTGGGGTAGTCGTCGCCGTAGACGGTGACATGGGGCCGCAGGCCCAGGGGCACCTGCAGGATGATGGGCACCAGGTGGCTTTCGGGCCGGTGGTCTTCGCCCAGACTGCCGTCGGGCCAGGCCCCGGCCACGTTAAAGTAGCGCAGGGTTACGGCGCGGATGCCGTGGGCCAGCCCCACCCAGTGGGTCATGCTCTCCATAATGCGCTTGCTTTCCCCATAGGGATTGGTGGGCGCAAGGGGCGCGTCCTCCGGGATGGGCACGGCGGCGGGCTCGCCGTACACGGCGGCGGAGGACGAAAACACGAGCTTGTCCGCCCCGTGGCGCAGCATGGCCTCCAGCAGCACCTGCATGCCGTGGATATTGTTGTTGAAGTAGGGCAGGGGGCGCTCCACGCTTTCCCCCACCAAAGACCAGGCCGCAAAATGCAGCACGGCTTCTACCTTGTGGCGTTGAAAAATGGTGTCCAGTTGGGCGGGATCACGCATGTCGCCCACATACAGGGGCACGCCTGCGGGCACCGCCGCCCGGTGCCCGGTGCGCAGGTTGTCCAGCACCACGGGGTCTTCGCCGTGCGCCAGCAAAAGCCGCACGTTGTGAGAGCCGATGTAGCCCGCGCCGCCGCATACCAGTATGGCCATACCTTTTCCTTTTCTTGCCTGACATTGCCCCGGCCGGTGCGGGGCCTGGGAACATTTTGCCCCGGCGCGCCGCCTTTGACAAGAGCGCGCTGCAGGCGGGCAGGGCAAAATAGGAACAGTTCCGAAATTTCTGCTTGACACGCCGTCGGGCAAACCTTATTAAAAAGCTATGTTGAAGCGGAAAACCTCCATATGCGTCATCCTGCTCATGGCCCTGCTTGCGCTGGGCCGGGTGCAGCCCGTCTTTGCCGACGGGTGCGGTCAGGCCGCGCCTGCGGCGGTGGGCTGCCTGATGGGCGATGCCGCGCCGCTTGCCGCCTGCTGTGCCGCAGCCATGCATGGGGGGTGGGGCGCGTCAACCGTTGCGGACGGCGCTGGCGCCGCCCACACGGGTCACGCCAACGACGCGCCCGCCCCCGCAGGGCATGCCTGCGCCGCGCAGCTCTGCCTGCAGCTTTCCGCTTCCATCCTGCCGCAAACGCTGACCGTGGCCACGCCGCCTCCGGCGGCGGAGCGCCTCGCGGTTTCCGGCGTCAGCGTCCTTCCTTCCCGTCTTGGCGACAATCTCTTCCGTCCTCCCCGTCTGACCACCTCCAGGGGATAGTGCCCGGCCTGCGGTCTTGCGCCGTCTTCGGACGGCCTGAGCGCCCGCGCCCGGCCGCTGTCCCTCCGGGCCGGTCTTGCGTCGCGCCGTGCGCGCCGCATCCCGGCATGCGATCCATGACCCTGTGCGGCAACCTTCGCCCGCGTCCGTTCCTGCGGCGCAGCGGCCTGGTTGCGTGGATTGAACCAGAGGTGGTGTTTTATGGATACTCCGCGAGTAAACGTCGCGTTGGCGCTTGTGCTGGCGTTCTGGCTTTCCGCCTGCTCGCTTGCGCCGGACTACCAGCGTCCGGCGGCCCCCATGCCGTCCGCGGTGACGGAGGCGGGCTACGGCCCCGACGCCGCGGCCCGGGCTCCGGGGCAGACTGTGGATATAACGGCCCCGGGCTGGCGTGACTTCTTTAAGGACGCGCAGCTGCAGGCGCTGCTGGACGAAGGCCTGCGCCGCAACCGCGACCTGAAGCTGGCCGTGCTGGCCGTGGCCGAAGCCCGCGCCCAGTACGGCGTGCAGCGGGCCGAGCGCCTGCCCCAGCTCAGCCTGGACGGCAGCGATACGGTTTCCGGCTCCTTTTATGACCAACCCAAGGACAAGTTCGCGCCCATGCTGACCATTCCGGCTTTTGAGCTGGATTTCTTCGGCAGGGTGAAAAACCTGAGCGGCGCGGCCCTGGAGCGTTACCTCGCCAGCGAGGAAGCGGCCAGAGCGGCGCAGATCAGCCTGGTGGCGCAGATAGCCCAAAGCTGGGCGGATTTGCGCCTGGCCAAGGAAAGCCTGCAGCTGGCCCGCAAAACCGTGCAGAGCTGGGAGGCCTCCTACGCCTTTATGGGGAACCGGCTGCGTTCCGGCCAGGCCTCCGTGCTGGAGCTGGAGCAGGCCCGCGGCGCGGCGGCTTCGGCCAGGGCGGCTTTGGCCCAGCAGGAGCAGGAAGCCGTGCGGGCCGCCAATGCCCTTTCCCTGCTGCTGGGCAGCTTTGAAAAACGGGATCTGCCCCCGGCCGCGCCCCTGGCGGAACAGGCCACGGCGCCCCTGCCGGAGAGCCTCTCCTCCTCCGTGCTGCTGCGGCGGCCCGACGTGCTGGAAGCCGAACATAATCTCAAGGCCGCCAATGCGGACATTGGCGCGGCGCGGGCGGCCTTCTTTCCCATCATCAGCCTTACGGGCAGCGCGGGCTATGCCAGCGGCGCGCTGGCGAGCCTGTTCGACGGCGCGGCCTCGGTCTGGACCTTTGTGCCGCGTCTGGTCCTGCCCATTTTTACGGCGGGGCGCAACAAGGCCAACCTGGATCTGGCCGAGGTGCGGAAAGAAAGCTCCGTGACGACCTACGAAAAAACCCTGCAGACGGCCTTCCGCGAGGTGGCGGATGCGCTCATGACCCGGCGTTATTATGCCGGGCAGCTGGCCGCGCAGCAGGAATACCTGGCCGCGCAGCGCCGGGTGCTGGCCCTGGCCTCCGGCCGCTACGCCAGCGGGACCATCAGTTACCTGGAGGTGCTGGACGCGCAGCGCACGGTCTATGCCGCCGAGCAGGCCCTGCTGACCATCCGGCGCAACCAGCTGGTTAACGACAGCAACCTTTACGCCGCCCTGGGCGGGGGCCTTGCGGCGCAAACCGCCGCCCCCGCCGCGCGGCCCTGACCAACCATACTGCAACAAATTATAAGGAAAACATCATGAATACCCGTACCTTCGCTTTCGCTTCCGCTCTGGCCCTGACCCTTGCCTTCGGCTTTGCCCCCGCCAACGCCTCTGCGGCGCAGGACATGGAGCACGCGGCCCACACTGCGGCCCCGGCCGCCGACATGGCCCAGGGCGGCCAGATGGAGGGCATGAACCACGCGCCCGACGCGGCCCGCGCCGGGCAGGTCTATACCGCCCAGGGCACACTGATGAGCGTGGACGCGGCCGCGCCCAAGGCCGTCATCAAGCACACGCCTGTGGCGGCCCTGGGCTGGCCGGCCATGACCATGGGCTTTGCCGTGGAGGACGCCGACCTGCTGGCGGGCCTCAAGCCCGGCGACGCCGTGCGCTTTGACTTCCGCATGGAAGGAACCAAGGCCGTCATCGTGGATCTGGAACGCCGCTAACCTGTCGCATCCGGCGCGCGGAGGGCGCTTTGTCCGTCCGCGCGCCGCAGAGGAATACGCCATGACTGCGAAAAATCTGCTGCTGGCCGCCGCACTGCTTGCGGGCGGTCTGGGCCTGGGCTACGCCCTCTGGGGGCAGGCCGGAGCCGGGGGAAAAGCGCCCGCTGTAAGCGCGGCCGCCGCGCCTGCGGGCGAGCGCAAGGTGCTCTACTGGTACGATCCCATGTATCCGGGCACGCACTTTGACAAACCGGGCAAATCGCCCTTTATGGATATGGATCTGGTGCCGCGCTACGCTGACGAAGGCGCGGGCGCGGGCGTGCGCATTGACCCCGTGCAGGTGCAGAACCTGGCCGTGCGCACGGAAAAAGTGCGGCGGGGGCGGCTGACCTTTACGCGGCAGGTGCCCGCCAACATCAGTTACAACCGCTACAGCATGGCCAAGGTGCAGCCCCGCGCCGAGGGCTTTGTGGAAAAAATCCGCGCCTATGCCGTGGGCGACGCCATTGCCCAGGGCGCGCCCCTGGCGGAAATCACCGTGCCCCAGTGGGCGGCGGACCAGAGCGAATACCTGCTGCTCAAGGCGCAGGGGGGCGACCCCGCCGTGGTGCGCGGCGTGCGCGAAAAGATGCGCC
This region of Desulfovibrio legallii genomic DNA includes:
- a CDS encoding aldehyde dehydrogenase family protein, which produces MQKPKLQDQYGLYINGEWRPASDGGLFETFCPASGERLAACAEATKEDVDSAVKAATAAWQTWKKVDPIERANLLLRIADIIDANKEHLAMVETLDNGKPIRETLNVDIPMAADHFRYFAGAVRTEEGSATLLDGNTLSLVLREPIGVVGQIVPWNFPFLMAAWKLAPVLASGCCTVFKPSNHTSLSVLELARLLGDTLPKGVFNVVTGRGSRSGQYMLEHPGFRKLAFTGSTDVGRNVGLAAAKRIIPSTLELGGKSANIFFPDCQWDMAMDGLQLGILFNQGQVCCAGSRVFVHEDIYDKFVAEAVERFNRVKVGLPWEPDTQMGAQIYESHLKAILMCVEQGKAEGAAVLCGGERLTDGPLAKGCFMRPTLLGNVNNKMRVAQDEIFGPVAVVIKFKSEEEVIAMANDSIYGLGGAVWTRDINRALRVSRAIETGRMWVNTYNSIPAGAPFGGYKESGLGRETHKVILEHYTQQKNIMINMAEMPTGLYP
- the mgtA gene encoding magnesium-translocating P-type ATPase; protein product: MYRSQGPRQRLKADPKILTTRAATKCAKNSGHYRFGRAAGRPAPAATPQQIREAAARLAAAAVAAPAAVLQSVGSAPDGLAAVQIPARRQHYGANVLAVKNRDGLGRRLCRSFINPFSAVLLVLACVSFITDYLLAAAGEKDLTAVLIVAGMVLASGTLHFVQEARSGNALARLEGMVKTTIAVLREGRERELPIAALVVGDVVRLAAGDMIPADMRVVKAKDLFVSQASLTGESGPVEKFAQALPADPARQSPLDCDNLVFLGSNVLSGAAHGVVLAVGGATLFGSLARQLSVTAAPTSFDTGLTSVSWLLLRLMACMAPVVFLLNGLTKGDWVEAAVFALSVAVGLTPEMLPTVVSANLVRGAVFMARKKVIVRRLNAIQNLGAMDVLCTDKTGTLTQDRIILEYSRDIHGNDDDNVLRCAFLNSWLQTGLKNLLDAAVVSHAEEKRMQDLRQGCRLVDEMPFDFSRRRMSVVVENQGGNRQIITKGALEEMLGVCAWARDKGADVPLTPELRREIAAHVRRCNADGLRVVAVAVRAVEAAPRAYTVADEREMTLLGFLAFLDPPKESAARAVSALEAHGVRVKVLTGDNDAVTRSVCRQVGLPDRRALLGADLEGMDAAALSRAVEEADIFAKLNPLQKARIVACLRGNGHVVGFMGDGINDAPAMKNADVAVSVDTAVDVARESAGVILLEKDLTVLEAGVMEGRRTYVNILKYIKITVSSNFGNMLSVLTASLLLPFLPMTPLQILVLNLLYDLSCTAMPWDNVDADMLARPSVWNRGGIQSFMLWFGPVSSLFDLCTFALLFWVICPAAIGGGWAGLDPGGRAAFAALFQAGWFVESIWTQSLVLHMLRTPRAPLLQSRAAWQVSLLTFLGVAVGTAIPFASLGRWLEMSPPPAAFFPWLLAVLVGYLGLVSVVKLRYVRRQAWL
- a CDS encoding nitroreductase family protein; amino-acid sequence: MVFRLRQTLSLLLSLAALALLPSAPVRAADGAAPRLELPAPDKSGGLPLMQALAQRRSTKRGFSGAPLPPQQLSDLLWATWGVNRADGRRTAPSAMNRQEVEVFVALPDGVWRYDPAHILVRVLEGDKRGAMGGGSLTLLYAAPAASQWSGMHVGSLYQNAGLYCASVGLGSYVHASGLHALDGQLPLPEGWRVLIVQTVGVTQ